The candidate division KSB1 bacterium genomic sequence TTCGCGAACTCCGCAACTTGGTCGAGCGTGCCGTTTTAGTGGTGCGGGAAGGACAACCGGTGACTGCGGCAGCTCTGTCGATGACCGGCAGAGACTACTTTGCCGCCGGCGGCCGCGAACGCCGCATGCAGCAACGGGAGGGCATCGGCTTTTCAACGCTCAACCTCAAGGAGCTGGAACGCGAAGCCATTCTCACGGCTCTTAAACGGACCAAATGGGTACAAAGAGAAGCCGCCCGACTGCTCGGTATCTCGCCGCGTGC encodes the following:
- a CDS encoding helix-turn-helix domain-containing protein; this encodes MQQREGIGFSTLNLKELEREAILTALKRTKWVQREAARLLGISPRALNYKISQHDIRHDGWRKNS